The Spirochaetaceae bacterium genome has a segment encoding these proteins:
- a CDS encoding NUDIX domain-containing protein, giving the protein MNTRQSPRIERSAGGVVVRPLAGDWHALLIKDPYGKWSLPKGHIEGGESLREAAVREVEEETGIRPEVVGPRIDTVDWTFRKGDETIHKYCTYFLMRSRNGEAVPQADEGITACMWLPVRDAASRIRYADTREVVLRADDKIAEAGW; this is encoded by the coding sequence ATGAACACTCGGCAATCCCCACGAATCGAACGCAGCGCCGGCGGCGTGGTGGTACGCCCGCTGGCCGGTGACTGGCACGCGCTCCTGATCAAGGATCCATACGGGAAGTGGTCGCTGCCCAAGGGCCACATCGAGGGCGGCGAGAGCCTTCGGGAGGCCGCCGTCCGTGAAGTGGAGGAGGAGACCGGGATCAGGCCGGAAGTGGTCGGTCCCAGGATCGACACGGTGGACTGGACCTTCCGGAAGGGCGACGAGACGATCCACAAGTACTGCACCTACTTCCTGATGCGCAGCCGCAACGGCGAGGCGGTGCCACAGGCCGACGAGGGGATCACCGCGTGCATGTGGCTGCCGGTGCGCGACGCCGCATCCCGGATCAGGTACGCCGACACGCGTGAGGTGGTCCTTCGCGCAGACGACAAGATCGCCGAGGCGGGCTGGTGA
- a CDS encoding ATP-binding cassette domain-containing protein: MTLTVGAGERWVLLGPNGSGKTSLVRLFSGYSYPSEGTLEVLGERFGRTDLRLLRARIGWVHSDVRYQIPPFMSAAEVVAARARGGLVLYGEVPAADRARACAQLDLLAVSHLAERRFATLSTGERQRVLIARALAPDVELLLLDEPAIGLDPAARERFLEDLGALFRQRPELTVVYVTHDIAEITSSYDGVLLLDRGRAVARGTPREALTARNLQAIFGPRCRLHEHGGRYAIWFAPRAAAG; this comes from the coding sequence ATCACGCTGACGGTCGGAGCGGGCGAGCGCTGGGTGCTGCTGGGCCCGAACGGCAGCGGCAAGACGTCGCTGGTGCGGCTGTTCTCCGGCTACTCCTATCCCTCCGAGGGTACGCTCGAGGTGCTCGGCGAGCGGTTCGGACGCACCGACCTGCGCCTGCTGCGCGCGCGCATCGGCTGGGTGCACAGCGACGTCCGCTACCAGATACCGCCGTTCATGAGTGCTGCCGAGGTGGTGGCCGCACGCGCGCGGGGCGGCCTGGTGCTGTATGGCGAGGTACCGGCGGCGGACCGCGCGCGCGCCTGTGCGCAGCTCGACCTGCTGGCCGTGAGCCACCTGGCCGAGCGCCGCTTCGCTACCTTGTCGACCGGCGAACGGCAGCGCGTGCTGATCGCGCGCGCCCTGGCTCCGGACGTGGAACTGCTGCTGCTCGACGAGCCGGCGATCGGCCTCGACCCGGCTGCCCGCGAACGCTTCCTGGAAGACCTCGGCGCGCTGTTCCGGCAGCGCCCGGAACTGACGGTGGTGTACGTGACCCACGACATCGCCGAGATCACCAGCTCCTACGACGGCGTGCTGCTGCTCGACCGCGGGCGCGCGGTGGCGCGCGGGACGCCGCGCGAAGCCCTCACCGCGCGCAATCTGCAGGCGATCTTCGGGCCGCGCTGCCGGTTGCACGAGCACGGCGGCCGGTACGCTATCTGGTTCGCGCCGCGCGCCGCTGCCGGGTAA
- a CDS encoding site-2 protease family protein, with protein MKKIVDWADQVHTHAGADGTGLVAVRRDGPPHRDNLVLHLFLFAAALGSAVVAGGFLAGTDVLDTRFAQIGGVWLPVPTGFEVGELAVGLAFGLTFIGILFGHEMGHYLTARRHGVPVSLPWFIPFPPYFSLVGTLGAFIRLKGPMMRRSVLFDIGVAGPLASFALSLPVLFAGLGLSEVMWTTDAGLYPFVVHFAGEPIRIGSNILLHFAAAAAVPGFEEGSAVLLHPLAFAGWLGIFVTALNLLPVGQLDGGHILYAVAGSRQRAFTLAFIAVLVPLGLLWWGWWLWGAIALALSRGRLAHPPVLAEDIPVGRARTILGWVALALFVVSFSPAPLEL; from the coding sequence ATGAAAAAGATCGTGGATTGGGCCGACCAGGTCCACACCCACGCCGGAGCCGACGGGACCGGACTGGTCGCGGTGCGGCGCGACGGACCGCCTCACCGGGACAACCTGGTCCTCCACCTGTTCCTGTTCGCGGCCGCTCTGGGCAGTGCTGTCGTGGCGGGCGGCTTTCTTGCCGGGACCGATGTGCTCGATACCCGTTTCGCACAGATCGGCGGGGTCTGGCTGCCGGTGCCGACCGGGTTCGAGGTCGGCGAGTTGGCCGTGGGGCTGGCTTTCGGCCTGACCTTCATCGGCATCCTGTTCGGCCACGAAATGGGGCACTACCTGACCGCGCGCCGGCACGGCGTCCCCGTCTCCCTCCCGTGGTTCATCCCCTTCCCGCCGTACTTCTCTCTGGTCGGCACGCTGGGAGCCTTCATCCGCCTCAAGGGTCCGATGATGCGGCGGTCGGTGCTCTTCGACATCGGGGTTGCGGGGCCGCTGGCCAGCTTCGCGCTGTCGTTGCCGGTCCTCTTCGCGGGACTCGGCCTGTCGGAGGTGATGTGGACGACCGACGCGGGACTCTATCCCTTCGTCGTACACTTCGCCGGCGAACCGATACGTATCGGAAGCAACATCCTGTTGCACTTCGCCGCCGCCGCCGCCGTCCCCGGTTTCGAGGAGGGCTCGGCGGTCCTCCTGCATCCCCTGGCCTTCGCGGGATGGCTCGGCATCTTCGTCACCGCGCTCAACCTTCTGCCGGTGGGCCAGCTGGACGGGGGACACATCCTCTACGCGGTTGCCGGCTCCAGGCAGCGAGCCTTCACCCTCGCCTTCATCGCCGTGCTCGTCCCGCTTGGCCTGCTGTGGTGGGGCTGGTGGCTGTGGGGGGCAATAGCGCTGGCGCTGAGCCGGGGGAGACTTGCGCACCCTCCGGTGCTTGCTGAGGATATCCCCGTGGGGAGGGCGCGGACGATACTGGGGTGGGTGGCCCTCGCGCTTTTCGTAGTCAGTTTCTCACCTGCACCGCTGGAGTTATAG
- a CDS encoding MlaD family protein, whose protein sequence is MERRREILVGAVVVLGIAVGVVGTIWLKGGWGSNQVALRTASTSVGQLVAGASVKFRGVAVGRVESVTVVPTGEAVMVEMTVRPDLAIPSDAAVVIAPESFFGDWQAEITTRDEYGSLTFYEHAEGGVLAGAALPDFSRLTATADEIARRLTVMSDRFELAFTEETALNLRHLIDNLGAISDDLTTMIAQQAARFDELSVGVTESAREFTAAARVARSTLEKMDGILSDADVGALLGNAGESMENLKTLTGDMRAAMTELRTAAQQGSATMTRLETLLASAESGEGLLGRLLGDPALAEGATEAVANLNRLLADIKENPTRYLSFSIF, encoded by the coding sequence ATGGAGCGTAGACGAGAAATACTGGTCGGAGCGGTGGTGGTGCTGGGGATCGCGGTTGGGGTGGTGGGCACGATCTGGCTCAAGGGAGGGTGGGGGAGCAACCAGGTGGCACTGCGCACGGCGTCCACCAGCGTGGGACAGCTCGTGGCCGGGGCGTCGGTGAAGTTTCGCGGCGTCGCGGTGGGGCGCGTCGAGTCGGTGACTGTGGTGCCGACGGGCGAGGCCGTCATGGTCGAGATGACGGTGCGGCCCGACCTGGCCATCCCGTCCGACGCGGCCGTGGTCATCGCGCCCGAGTCGTTTTTCGGGGACTGGCAGGCGGAGATCACGACCCGCGACGAGTACGGCTCGCTGACCTTCTACGAGCACGCCGAAGGTGGCGTCCTCGCGGGAGCCGCGCTGCCCGACTTCTCCCGCCTCACGGCGACCGCCGACGAGATCGCCCGCAGACTGACCGTGATGTCGGACAGGTTCGAGCTCGCCTTCACGGAGGAGACGGCGCTCAATCTCAGGCATCTGATCGACAACCTCGGGGCGATCAGCGACGATCTCACGACGATGATCGCGCAGCAGGCGGCCCGCTTCGACGAGCTTTCCGTTGGTGTGACCGAGTCCGCCCGGGAATTCACCGCCGCGGCCAGGGTGGCCCGCTCGACGCTCGAGAAGATGGACGGGATCCTCTCGGATGCGGACGTGGGAGCGCTGTTGGGCAACGCGGGCGAGAGCATGGAGAACCTCAAGACCCTGACGGGTGACATGAGAGCTGCGATGACCGAACTGCGGACCGCCGCGCAGCAGGGCTCGGCCACGATGACCAGGCTCGAAACACTTCTGGCCAGTGCGGAGTCGGGGGAGGGGTTGCTGGGACGCCTGCTCGGCGATCCGGCGCTGGCCGAGGGGGCCACGGAGGCGGTGGCGAACCTGAACCGGCTGCTGGCCGACATCAAGGAGAATCCGACGCGCTACCTGAGCTTTTCCATCTTCTAG
- a CDS encoding SDR family oxidoreductase, whose protein sequence is MKGTDNPVGLVTGGGIRVGRAIALGLAEAGYDLVVSHRSSAAGAEAVAEEASLLGRRVHTVQADLSREGDAVRLARAATEHFGRLDLLVNSAASFVAGDLLEATTDEWDAVMAVNLRAPFLMVRETAELLRAARGSVVNIVDLSALQPWTSHPVHSVAKAGLLHLTRVMARRLAPEVRVNAIAPGDVLLPTHYSEADAERARGQVPLGRIGTPGDVVEAVRFLARADYVTGEVIVVDGGARWGCKRPPTIDL, encoded by the coding sequence ATGAAAGGCACGGACAATCCGGTTGGACTGGTGACCGGTGGCGGGATCAGAGTCGGCCGAGCCATCGCGCTGGGACTGGCCGAAGCCGGCTACGATCTGGTCGTTAGTCACCGCTCCTCAGCGGCGGGTGCCGAAGCAGTGGCCGAAGAGGCAAGCCTGTTGGGCAGGCGCGTCCACACGGTCCAGGCCGACCTCTCGCGCGAAGGTGATGCGGTGCGCCTGGCCCGCGCGGCCACCGAACACTTCGGCAGACTGGACCTTCTCGTTAACTCGGCGGCGTCGTTCGTCGCGGGCGATCTGCTGGAAGCGACCACGGACGAGTGGGACGCGGTCATGGCGGTGAACCTGCGGGCCCCTTTCCTGATGGTGCGGGAGACGGCGGAGCTGCTGCGCGCCGCGCGCGGATCGGTGGTGAACATCGTCGACCTGTCGGCGCTGCAACCGTGGACGAGCCACCCGGTCCACTCGGTGGCGAAGGCGGGCCTGCTGCATCTCACCCGGGTGATGGCGCGACGGCTGGCGCCCGAGGTGCGGGTAAACGCGATCGCACCGGGGGACGTGCTGCTGCCGACGCACTACAGCGAAGCGGATGCCGAGCGTGCGCGCGGGCAGGTGCCGCTGGGAAGGATCGGGACCCCGGGTGATGTGGTGGAAGCGGTGCGGTTTCTGGCGCGGGCCGATTACGTCACGGGCGAGGTGATCGTGGTGGATGGGGGGGCGCGGTGGGGGTGTAAGAGGCCGCCGACGATCGACTTGTGA
- a CDS encoding ABC transporter permease: MVLFPVADHLLRPFAASGRRTLAALGSVGRAWALFAGSFRAIGDLRVWGPMLLPQMARIGVASVPIALFIATFTGIVMSLQASYTLTGTIPLYFVGTLVGKTMILELGPALTGLTLAGRVGANISAELGTMRVTEQVDALETLAYNPLAYLVVPRVLAGLVMFPFVVLLAIAMGIASGWITALELLDMSSAEFIKGLRLFFAPWDVWFAVIKSVSFGAVVTGVGCFCGLQTEQGAEGVGKSATRTVVLSSMLILCLDAFWAATLL, from the coding sequence ATGGTGCTTTTCCCTGTCGCCGACCACCTCCTCAGGCCCTTCGCCGCATCGGGCAGGAGAACCCTCGCGGCGCTCGGTTCGGTGGGCCGGGCATGGGCGCTTTTCGCGGGATCGTTCCGGGCGATCGGCGATCTTCGCGTGTGGGGTCCCATGCTGCTGCCCCAGATGGCCCGTATCGGCGTCGCGTCGGTGCCCATCGCCCTCTTCATCGCGACCTTCACCGGGATCGTCATGTCGCTGCAGGCGTCCTACACGCTGACCGGGACGATTCCGCTCTATTTCGTGGGAACCCTGGTCGGCAAGACCATGATTCTGGAGCTGGGCCCCGCCCTTACCGGACTGACGCTGGCGGGCCGCGTCGGCGCCAACATCTCGGCCGAACTCGGCACCATGCGCGTCACCGAACAGGTGGACGCTTTGGAGACGCTGGCCTACAACCCGCTCGCGTACCTGGTCGTACCCAGGGTCCTGGCCGGTCTGGTGATGTTCCCCTTCGTCGTCCTGCTGGCCATCGCCATGGGGATCGCATCGGGGTGGATCACCGCGCTCGAGCTGCTGGACATGTCCTCGGCCGAGTTCATCAAAGGGCTCCGGCTCTTCTTCGCGCCGTGGGACGTGTGGTTCGCGGTCATCAAGTCGGTCTCCTTCGGCGCCGTGGTGACCGGCGTCGGCTGCTTCTGCGGACTCCAGACCGAGCAGGGGGCCGAGGGCGTGGGGAAGAGCGCGACCCGCACGGTGGTCCTATCGAGCATGCTCATCCTGTGTCTGGACGCCTTCTGGGCGGCGACGCTGCTGTGA
- a CDS encoding ATP-binding cassette domain-containing protein, whose protein sequence is MSIQLAGLRKSFGKKEVLRGFTLTVEDGETLAIVGPSGCGKSVLLKHLVGLLRPDAGTVFVDGQSVPDLRKKELVRLRRRIGYVFQFAALFDSMTIAANIGMGLRRLPGWDRRRIESRVAECLGLVDLNGLGDRYPAQLSGGQRKRAGLARAIAASPKYLLYDEPTTGLDPVTTSVIDRLILRMRDELGVTALVVTHDMTSAFRVADRITLLHEGRARFTGPPAEIRTAADTVLRGFVDGDPALYYGGQNDGA, encoded by the coding sequence GTGAGCATTCAGCTGGCGGGCCTCCGGAAGTCGTTCGGGAAGAAGGAAGTGCTCCGGGGGTTCACGCTCACCGTCGAGGACGGAGAGACCTTGGCCATCGTCGGCCCGTCGGGTTGCGGCAAGTCGGTGCTCCTGAAGCACCTCGTGGGACTGTTGCGACCGGATGCGGGCACGGTCTTCGTGGACGGACAGTCGGTGCCCGACCTGCGCAAGAAGGAGCTGGTGAGGCTGCGGCGGCGCATCGGATACGTCTTCCAGTTCGCGGCGCTCTTCGATTCCATGACCATCGCGGCCAATATCGGGATGGGTCTTCGGAGACTCCCCGGATGGGACCGCAGACGCATCGAATCGCGGGTGGCCGAGTGCCTGGGGCTCGTCGACCTGAACGGCCTGGGCGATCGGTATCCGGCCCAGCTGAGCGGAGGCCAGCGGAAGCGCGCCGGGCTGGCGAGAGCCATCGCGGCTTCGCCCAAGTACCTGCTCTACGACGAACCCACCACCGGGCTGGACCCGGTGACGACTTCGGTGATCGACCGGCTCATATTGAGAATGCGGGACGAGCTGGGAGTCACGGCGCTGGTGGTCACCCACGACATGACCAGCGCCTTCCGCGTCGCCGACAGGATCACCCTGCTTCACGAGGGCAGGGCCCGGTTCACCGGGCCACCGGCCGAGATCCGCACCGCGGCCGACACTGTGCTCAGGGGGTTCGTGGACGGGGATCCCGCACTCTACTATGGAGGACAGAACGATGGAGCGTAG
- the rho gene encoding transcription termination factor Rho: protein MEIAELKNSTVAELHGYAEALNIPHYAGLRKQDLIFTIYQGLLGRNETPRAEGVLDIVPEGYGFLRSSGWNYVSGPDDAYVSRAQIGSYGLRTGDVLAGPVRPPSSGERHLMLVSIDHVNGDRPEAARQRASFEALRPRYPDERLTLEVPGGDLAMRMMDLIAPVGMGQRGLIVSPPKAGKTTILRHMANAISANHPEVDLFVLLIDERPEEVTEMIETTRGEVVASTFDESAGRHRHAAEMVMAKAKRRVEQGRDVVILLDSITRLARAYNTLAPHSGRILSGGVDANALAKPKRFFGSARNIQWGGSLTIIATALIETGSRMDEVIFEEFKGTGNMEIKLDRRLADRRLYPAVNINASATRKEELLLSAEELAKMWVLRKVIGPMDEVSVIELLLERMRLSKNNEAFLRSMNTTAVGD from the coding sequence ATGGAAATCGCCGAACTCAAGAATAGCACCGTAGCCGAACTGCACGGCTACGCGGAAGCGCTGAACATCCCGCACTACGCCGGGCTCCGCAAGCAGGATCTGATCTTCACGATCTACCAGGGGCTCCTTGGGCGGAACGAGACGCCGCGGGCCGAAGGCGTGCTCGACATCGTGCCGGAGGGCTACGGCTTCCTCCGGTCGTCCGGATGGAACTACGTCTCCGGCCCGGACGACGCCTACGTGAGCCGTGCGCAAATCGGTTCCTACGGCCTGCGCACCGGGGATGTGCTGGCCGGACCGGTACGTCCTCCCTCCAGCGGCGAGCGCCATCTGATGCTCGTCAGCATCGACCACGTCAACGGAGACCGTCCGGAAGCCGCGCGCCAGCGGGCGAGCTTCGAGGCGTTGCGGCCACGCTACCCCGACGAGCGGCTCACGCTCGAGGTTCCGGGAGGCGACCTGGCGATGCGCATGATGGACCTCATCGCGCCGGTGGGGATGGGGCAGCGGGGCCTGATCGTATCGCCGCCGAAGGCCGGCAAGACGACCATCCTGCGCCACATGGCCAACGCGATCTCGGCCAATCACCCCGAGGTCGACCTCTTCGTGCTTCTCATCGACGAGCGTCCGGAAGAGGTCACGGAGATGATCGAGACGACCCGCGGCGAGGTGGTCGCGTCCACCTTCGACGAGTCGGCCGGACGGCATCGCCACGCGGCCGAAATGGTGATGGCCAAGGCGAAACGGCGGGTGGAGCAGGGCCGCGATGTGGTCATCCTGCTGGATTCGATCACCCGCCTCGCCCGGGCATACAACACCCTGGCGCCGCACTCGGGCCGGATCCTCTCCGGGGGCGTTGACGCCAACGCGCTGGCCAAGCCGAAGCGCTTCTTCGGGTCGGCCCGCAACATCCAGTGGGGCGGTTCGCTGACGATCATCGCGACCGCCCTGATCGAGACCGGCAGCCGCATGGACGAGGTGATCTTCGAGGAGTTCAAGGGCACCGGCAACATGGAGATCAAGCTCGACCGCAGGCTCGCGGACCGCCGGCTGTACCCCGCGGTCAACATCAACGCGTCGGCCACCCGCAAGGAGGAACTGCTGCTGTCCGCCGAGGAGCTGGCCAAGATGTGGGTGCTGCGCAAGGTGATCGGCCCGATGGACGAGGTGAGCGTGATCGAGCTGCTGCTTGAGCGCATGCGCCTGAGCAAGAACAACGAGGCGTTCCTGCGTTCGATGAACACCACCGCGGTGGGAGACTAG
- a CDS encoding AI-2E family transporter: MLVLVAGFFLYSLRDLLNPFLLYWVVIALLVPFRGVRGHALVVTVATLLAGVWVLDTAGSLLAPFFLAFVLAYILDPIADRVSAHRRINRTAAIFLILVPALAAGAAVLGFGLPEVVRQAGDLIAYLTEWVKGLDDPADLGFDIPFVDEAAALTRLRALDIGAFLEEQKGAIASGAWDTFLGLGRGVGALFTVLSYLVLTPVLMFYLLRDYDRIIARADDLLPGRVREGARGFFHEYDDLLSRYLRGQVATALLTGAITWIGLMIVGFPYAFMLGVTVAVLGVVPYLGVVVSLIPAVILALISEDIGMSLLKVGVVYGVAQGLESAVISPRIVGESVGLHPVWILLALSLGGFFFGFVGLLIGVPLAVAVKLLLVRTLERYRDSALYKDEAAA; this comes from the coding sequence GTGCTGGTGCTGGTGGCAGGCTTCTTCCTCTACAGCCTGCGAGACCTCCTCAATCCCTTCCTCCTCTACTGGGTGGTCATCGCCCTGCTGGTGCCCTTCCGCGGCGTCCGCGGCCACGCGCTGGTGGTCACGGTCGCCACGCTGCTCGCCGGCGTTTGGGTACTGGACACCGCAGGCTCCCTGCTGGCCCCGTTCTTCCTGGCCTTCGTCCTCGCGTACATCCTGGATCCGATCGCGGACCGGGTCTCTGCGCATCGGCGCATCAACCGCACCGCGGCGATCTTCCTGATCCTCGTGCCGGCGCTGGCGGCGGGCGCAGCGGTGCTGGGGTTCGGACTGCCGGAAGTCGTGCGACAGGCGGGGGACCTGATTGCGTATCTGACTGAATGGGTCAAGGGGTTGGATGATCCCGCCGACCTCGGATTCGACATACCGTTCGTGGACGAGGCGGCGGCACTGACCAGGCTCAGGGCCCTCGACATCGGAGCGTTTCTGGAGGAACAGAAGGGCGCGATCGCGAGCGGGGCCTGGGATACCTTCCTGGGGTTGGGCCGCGGCGTCGGCGCGCTCTTCACGGTGCTCAGCTACCTGGTTCTCACGCCCGTGCTGATGTTCTACCTGTTGCGCGACTACGACCGGATCATCGCCCGGGCCGACGATCTCCTGCCGGGAAGGGTCCGGGAAGGCGCGCGCGGCTTCTTCCACGAATACGATGATCTGCTTTCACGCTACCTGCGAGGCCAGGTCGCGACGGCACTTCTGACCGGGGCGATCACCTGGATCGGCCTCATGATCGTCGGTTTCCCTTACGCATTCATGCTCGGGGTGACCGTCGCGGTGCTCGGAGTCGTCCCCTACCTGGGGGTGGTCGTGTCGCTGATTCCCGCGGTGATCCTGGCGCTGATCAGCGAGGACATCGGGATGTCGCTGCTCAAGGTGGGCGTCGTCTACGGCGTCGCGCAGGGGCTGGAAAGCGCCGTGATCAGTCCGCGGATCGTGGGGGAATCGGTGGGACTGCACCCGGTGTGGATCCTGCTGGCGCTCTCGCTCGGCGGCTTCTTCTTCGGGTTCGTGGGACTGCTGATCGGCGTGCCGCTCGCGGTGGCCGTGAAGCTGCTGCTGGTGCGAACCCTGGAACGGTACCGGGATTCGGCGCTATACAAGGATGAGGCGGCCGCGTAG
- a CDS encoding AAA family ATPase, with protein MRTPSFHLDGLVVLDEVQRMPKLFSALRVLVDRPGSRTRFLVLGSASPDLVRGVSETLAGRVELIEMSGFGLDETGAPQWRDLWVRGGFPRSYLAASDDDSRAWRDSFVSTFLERDVPQLGISIPAAAMRRFWTMLAHSHGQTWHPRSTCATRACFIPCWVFRTTRRCFRIRVSELPGRGS; from the coding sequence ATGCGCACTCCGAGTTTTCACCTGGATGGACTGGTGGTGCTGGACGAGGTGCAGCGGATGCCGAAGCTCTTTTCGGCTCTTCGGGTGCTGGTGGACCGGCCGGGTTCCCGGACGCGGTTTCTGGTCCTGGGCAGCGCGTCGCCGGATCTGGTGCGCGGAGTCTCGGAAACGCTGGCCGGGCGGGTGGAACTCATCGAAATGAGCGGCTTCGGGCTTGACGAGACCGGTGCGCCGCAGTGGCGCGACCTCTGGGTGCGCGGAGGCTTCCCCCGCTCCTACCTGGCTGCGTCCGACGACGACAGCCGTGCCTGGCGGGACTCGTTCGTAAGCACCTTCCTGGAGCGGGACGTGCCCCAGCTCGGGATTTCCATTCCCGCCGCAGCGATGCGGCGCTTCTGGACCATGCTGGCGCATTCGCACGGCCAGACGTGGCACCCAAGGTCTACCTGCGCGACACGGGCCTGCTTCATACCCTGCTGGGTATTCCGCACGACACGGCGCTGCTTTCGCATCCGCGTGTCGGAGCTTCCTGGGAGGGGTTCGTGA
- the trxB gene encoding thioredoxin-disulfide reductase, with translation MSDNHVENLVIVGSGPAGWTAAIYGARANLNPLVYEGAGSRTMIPGGQLMFTTDVENYPGFADGIGGIEMMMEFKKQALRFDTRVVTEDIVHVNFSRRPFELKSSTGTVVRARTVVVATGANARWLGVPGEERLAQSGGGVSACAVCDGALPVFRGQVLAVVGGGDSAMEEALYLTKFASEVLLIHRRDELRASKIMQERALASEKMTFLWNSVVEEVLGDEVITGLRLRDTVTGEGREVAVGGMFVAIGHDPNTAFLRGQIDLKENGYVRLPTPWRTETNVPGVFAAGDVMDDYYRQAVSAAGTGCMAALEAERFLAHGG, from the coding sequence ATGTCTGACAACCACGTCGAAAACCTGGTGATCGTGGGCTCCGGGCCCGCGGGCTGGACCGCGGCCATCTACGGGGCGCGCGCGAATCTGAATCCGCTGGTCTACGAAGGTGCCGGCAGCCGAACCATGATCCCCGGCGGGCAGCTCATGTTCACCACCGACGTTGAGAACTACCCGGGCTTCGCGGACGGGATCGGCGGCATCGAGATGATGATGGAGTTCAAGAAGCAGGCGTTACGCTTCGACACGCGCGTGGTGACCGAGGATATCGTTCATGTGAACTTCAGCCGTCGTCCGTTTGAACTGAAATCGTCAACGGGAACGGTGGTGCGCGCGCGCACGGTGGTGGTGGCGACCGGTGCGAACGCGCGCTGGCTGGGGGTGCCGGGGGAGGAGCGGCTGGCGCAGAGCGGGGGCGGGGTGTCGGCGTGCGCGGTGTGCGACGGGGCGCTGCCGGTCTTTCGGGGACAGGTGCTGGCCGTGGTGGGCGGCGGCGACAGCGCCATGGAGGAGGCGCTCTATCTGACCAAGTTTGCCAGCGAGGTGCTGCTGATTCACAGGAGGGACGAGCTGCGGGCCTCGAAGATCATGCAGGAACGGGCCCTGGCCAGCGAGAAGATGACGTTCCTGTGGAACAGCGTGGTGGAGGAGGTGCTGGGGGACGAGGTGATCACCGGGCTCAGGCTGCGTGATACGGTGACGGGGGAGGGCAGGGAGGTGGCGGTGGGGGGGATGTTCGTGGCGATCGGGCACGATCCGAATACGGCGTTTCTGCGTGGGCAGATCGATTTGAAGGAGAACGGGTATGTGCGGTTGCCGACGCCATGGAGGACCGAGACGAATGTGCCGGGGGTGTTCGCGGCGGGGGACGTGATGGACGACTACTACCGGCAGGCGGTGTCGGCGGCGGGGACGGGGTGCATGGCGGCGCTGGAGGCGGAGCGGTTCCTGGCCCATGGGGGGTGA
- a CDS encoding DUF4143 domain-containing protein: MAPKVYLRDTGLLHTLLGIPHDTALLSHPRVGASWEGFVIEQLLRVLRPADAWFWAAHGGGELDLLATVEGRWTGFEIKFSESPSVSRRTRASADALGVDHLFVVCPATRTYQVSERITVVPLWEIGTLRERIRSV, encoded by the coding sequence GTGGCACCCAAGGTCTACCTGCGCGACACGGGCCTGCTTCATACCCTGCTGGGTATTCCGCACGACACGGCGCTGCTTTCGCATCCGCGTGTCGGAGCTTCCTGGGAGGGGTTCGTGATCGAGCAGCTGCTGCGCGTTCTGCGGCCGGCGGACGCATGGTTCTGGGCCGCGCACGGGGGCGGGGAGCTGGATTTGCTTGCCACCGTCGAAGGTCGCTGGACGGGATTCGAGATCAAGTTCAGCGAGTCGCCGTCCGTATCGCGCAGGACTCGCGCCTCGGCGGATGCGCTGGGGGTGGATCACTTGTTCGTGGTGTGTCCCGCCACTCGGACATACCAGGTGAGCGAGCGGATCACGGTGGTCCCGCTGTGGGAGATCGGCACACTCCGCGAGCGGATAAGAAGCGTGTGA